The Tepidibacter aestuarii genome contains a region encoding:
- a CDS encoding ribonuclease Z, with protein sequence MLNVCLLAPGGVMPFYNRFLTSMIASCNGSMVLVDCGEGTQILLKKLKWGLKNIDIICFTHYHADHIAGLPGLLSTIGNSGREDELILIGPQGLKKVVEGLLVITPELPYDIKLIETSDKLIEYKHKDFVINSLPVKHSIDCMMYSVEVMRRRKFDKDRAEIQNVPMKYWNRLQKEEIIEDNGIIYTPDMVLSDRRKGLKVCYCTDTRPLPEIVDFIKGSDLFICEGMHGDETYTKKIEDTNHMLFSEAANLSKEGEVKELWLTHFSPALQNPYEFLDVAKNIFQNSAIGEELMVKELKFTD encoded by the coding sequence ATGTTGAATGTTTGTTTATTAGCACCTGGCGGTGTTATGCCGTTTTACAATAGATTTCTTACATCTATGATTGCAAGTTGCAACGGAAGTATGGTGCTTGTGGATTGTGGAGAAGGAACTCAGATTCTTTTGAAAAAGTTAAAGTGGGGTTTAAAAAATATAGATATAATTTGCTTTACCCACTATCATGCAGATCATATAGCTGGTCTTCCTGGACTCTTAAGCACGATAGGGAATTCGGGTAGAGAAGATGAACTTATATTAATTGGACCTCAAGGGCTAAAAAAAGTTGTAGAGGGCCTTTTGGTTATAACTCCTGAACTTCCATATGATATAAAACTTATTGAGACTTCTGATAAATTAATTGAATATAAACATAAGGATTTTGTAATAAATTCATTGCCTGTAAAGCATAGTATTGATTGTATGATGTACAGTGTTGAAGTTATGAGGAGAAGAAAGTTTGATAAAGATAGGGCTGAAATTCAGAATGTCCCTATGAAATACTGGAATAGACTTCAAAAAGAAGAGATAATAGAGGATAATGGAATTATATATACTCCTGATATGGTACTTTCAGATAGAAGGAAAGGACTTAAAGTTTGCTATTGTACTGATACAAGGCCTCTTCCTGAAATTGTGGATTTTATAAAAGGGTCAGATTTATTTATTTGTGAAGGTATGCATGGAGATGAGACTTATACTAAAAAGATAGAAGATACAAATCATATGTTGTTTTCAGAAGCGGCGAATCTTTCTAAAGAAGGAGAAGTTAAAGAGTTGTGGCTTACTCATTTTAGTCCGGCACTTCAAAATCCATATGAGTTCTTAGATGTAGCTAAAAATATTTTTCAAAACTCTGCAATAGGCGAAGAACTTATGGTTAAGGAATTAAAATTTACAGATTAA
- a CDS encoding metallophosphoesterase, whose amino-acid sequence MSLNSRIISLNEEKDFRLISVSDIHGGLDLFKKLIEKVDFKSNDYLVIIGDFIEKGKFNKETLSYIRELSKKDNVIILAGNCEAFIASLILQKYNSQKLIRYIKYKPHKSIFDEWLKELNIDIDKIDGKDLQDILLQNYKDDIEFLGSLNVVLEFDDFIFVHAGISDKENWKKSSLKTFLYCEQFYKKDNRSGKTVVVGHWPASNYKDYTINCDPIIDTEKKIICIDGGYNVKEIAQINALIIEKRNDKYDIYNESADEFQKYIVKEDLLGTKEIPRKIGWPDNRIEIIEQKKEFSVCKRMDTGEIINIKNELIKLGYEGYYCNQDYQEYYLTVHRGQIIYVVSIYGDYALARLNSEYGWIKKDLIEKV is encoded by the coding sequence ATGTCATTAAATAGTAGAATAATAAGTTTGAATGAAGAAAAAGACTTTAGATTGATAAGTGTAAGTGATATTCACGGTGGTTTGGATTTATTCAAGAAATTAATTGAAAAAGTAGATTTTAAATCGAATGATTATTTGGTTATAATAGGAGACTTTATCGAAAAAGGTAAGTTTAATAAAGAAACTCTTTCATATATAAGAGAATTATCTAAAAAAGATAATGTCATAATATTAGCCGGAAACTGTGAAGCGTTCATAGCTAGTCTGATTTTACAAAAATATAATTCTCAAAAGTTAATTAGATATATAAAGTATAAGCCTCATAAAAGTATATTTGATGAGTGGCTTAAAGAATTAAATATAGATATTGATAAAATTGATGGAAAAGATTTGCAAGACATATTACTTCAAAATTATAAGGATGATATAGAGTTTTTAGGGTCGTTAAATGTTGTTTTAGAGTTTGATGATTTTATATTCGTTCATGCAGGTATAAGCGATAAGGAAAATTGGAAAAAATCAAGTCTTAAGACGTTTTTATATTGTGAACAGTTCTATAAAAAAGATAATAGGAGTGGTAAAACTGTAGTTGTAGGACATTGGCCAGCATCTAATTATAAGGATTATACTATTAACTGCGATCCTATAATAGATACTGAGAAAAAAATTATATGTATTGATGGTGGGTACAATGTAAAAGAGATTGCTCAAATTAATGCTCTTATAATTGAAAAAAGAAATGATAAATACGATATTTATAATGAAAGTGCTGATGAATTTCAGAAATATATAGTAAAAGAGGATTTGCTTGGAACAAAGGAAATTCCTAGAAAAATAGGATGGCCTGATAATAGAATTGAGATTATAGAACAAAAAAAAGAATTTTCCGTGTGTAAAAGAATGGATACAGGAGAAATTATTAATATAAAGAACGAACTAATAAAACTGGGATATGAGGGATATTACTGCAACCAAGATTATCAAGAGTATTATCTTACTGTTCATAGAGGACAAATAATATATGTTGTAAGTATATATGGTGATTATGCACTTGCTAGATTAAATAGTGAGTACGGATGGATAAAAAAAGATTTGATAGAAAAGGTCTAA
- a CDS encoding rubredoxin, giving the protein MKNYKCSVCGYIYKPEKGDWTHDIEKNTSFENLPDDWKCPTCNQPKMAFEEV; this is encoded by the coding sequence ATGAAAAATTATAAATGTAGTGTATGTGGATATATCTATAAACCTGAAAAAGGAGATTGGACTCATGATATAGAAAAAAATACTAGTTTTGAGAATTTGCCTGATGATTGGAAGTGCCCTACTTGTAATCAACCTAAAATGGCATTTGAAGAAGTTTAG
- a CDS encoding CCA tRNA nucleotidyltransferase gives MNIDIPVEVEKILDVLNQNNYEGFIVGGCVRDTLLNDTPKDWDITTNCLPEKLMKILHDNCIKSIPTGLKHGTVTAVIDDNYYEITTYRIDGEYKNNRRPENVEFTNKIEKDLSRRDFTINSIAYNHKYGLCDPFLGQQDLNKEIVKCVGDPSNRFEEDALRILRGIRFATRLNFKLDENTKNAMSDKGHLLLNISYERIREELCKILLTDKPSLGFNILKELDLLKYILPELDECVGFDQRNFYHDKDVFDHIMSVVDYAPCNMKTRLAALFHDIAKPACFSMDENDVGHFYGHNIKGERFTKKILKRLKFDNKTIEDVCILVKEHMNMPNIENKKSVKKLINRSKTDNVFDLIDLKIADRKSSANSDDIGAILELKDKIKEIIDHKEPLCVNDLAINGNDIIELGIKPGKKIGKILNELNELILEHPEFNTKKYLLNQVRKYI, from the coding sequence ATGAATATAGATATACCAGTAGAAGTTGAGAAAATATTAGATGTATTAAATCAAAATAATTATGAAGGGTTTATAGTAGGCGGTTGTGTAAGAGATACTCTTCTAAATGATACACCAAAAGATTGGGATATAACCACGAACTGTCTGCCTGAAAAACTTATGAAAATATTACATGATAATTGCATAAAATCTATTCCAACAGGACTTAAGCATGGAACTGTAACAGCGGTGATAGATGATAATTACTATGAGATTACAACCTATAGAATAGATGGAGAATATAAAAATAATAGACGTCCTGAAAATGTAGAATTTACTAATAAAATAGAAAAAGATTTGTCAAGACGTGACTTTACTATCAATTCTATAGCATACAATCATAAGTATGGTTTATGTGATCCATTTTTAGGGCAACAGGACTTAAACAAAGAAATCGTAAAGTGTGTTGGAGATCCTTCAAATAGATTCGAAGAAGATGCACTTAGAATATTAAGAGGAATAAGATTTGCAACTAGATTAAACTTTAAACTAGATGAAAATACAAAGAATGCTATGTCTGATAAAGGACATCTACTTTTAAATATTAGTTATGAGAGAATAAGGGAAGAACTGTGCAAAATATTACTTACCGATAAACCTTCATTAGGATTTAATATACTCAAAGAATTAGATTTGTTAAAATACATTCTTCCGGAGCTTGATGAGTGTGTTGGATTTGACCAAAGAAATTTTTATCATGACAAAGACGTATTTGATCATATTATGTCTGTTGTAGATTATGCACCTTGCAATATGAAAACTAGGCTTGCTGCTTTATTTCACGATATTGCAAAGCCGGCATGCTTTAGTATGGATGAAAATGATGTAGGTCATTTTTATGGACACAATATAAAAGGTGAAAGATTTACTAAAAAAATATTAAAAAGGCTTAAGTTTGACAATAAAACTATAGAGGATGTTTGTATACTAGTTAAAGAACATATGAACATGCCGAATATTGAAAATAAAAAATCTGTAAAAAAGCTTATAAACAGGTCGAAAACAGACAATGTATTTGATCTTATAGATTTAAAAATAGCTGATAGAAAATCTAGCGCAAATTCTGATGATATAGGTGCTATTTTGGAACTTAAAGATAAAATTAAAGAAATTATAGATCATAAAGAGCCGTTATGTGTAAATGATTTAGCTATTAATGGCAATGATATAATTGAGTTAGGTATAAAGCCTGGCAAAAAAATAGGTAAGATATTAAATGAGTTGAATGAGTTGATACTAGAACATCCAGAATTCAACACTAAAAAATATCTGCTAAATCAAGTGAGAAAATATATATAG
- a CDS encoding DUF1292 domain-containing protein — protein MSNEKKHGCGCGGHGHEHGENHECGCGGHGHDHGENHECGCGGHHEHDHEEAQMIYLTLDDEEEIACKVLTIFEVEGNEYISLLPENSEDVYIYKYKETEEGPELAQIEEDGEFNKVSQAFYDLCD, from the coding sequence ATGAGTAATGAGAAAAAACACGGTTGTGGATGCGGTGGACATGGACACGAACATGGAGAAAATCACGAGTGTGGGTGCGGCGGACATGGACACGATCATGGAGAAAATCATGAGTGTGGATGTGGTGGACATCATGAACATGATCATGAAGAAGCTCAGATGATATACTTAACATTAGATGATGAAGAAGAAATAGCTTGTAAAGTATTGACTATATTCGAAGTAGAAGGTAATGAATACATATCTTTATTACCTGAAAACTCAGAAGATGTGTATATATATAAATACAAAGAAACTGAAGAAGGACCAGAATTAGCACAAATAGAAGAGGACGGTGAGTTCAATAAAGTATCACAAGCATTTTATGACTTATGTGATTAA
- the cysK gene encoding cysteine synthase A has translation MILNNIIESIGNTPIINLSKLTESNIYAKAEFLNPGGSIKDRIGKFMIEQAERDGVLRKGMTIMEPTSGNTGIGIALVGVQKGYKVKIVMPENMSEERKRIIKSFGAELILTPKEESVEGALNEVKRQIQANDDIFVPNQFSNINNPLIHYNTTAVEIFKDMNEDVDVFVSGLGSGGTLQGIGRYLKEKNPNCMVVAVEPKGVSALKGHSAGIHKIQGIGDGFIPDVLDASMMDKIIEVSDEDAISISRQLAKVCGCLVGISAGANVWASMNIGKQYPDKKIVTILPDRAERYFSEGLL, from the coding sequence ATGATATTAAATAATATTATAGAGTCAATAGGAAATACACCGATTATAAATTTGAGCAAATTAACTGAAAGTAATATATACGCTAAAGCTGAGTTTTTAAATCCTGGAGGAAGTATAAAAGATAGGATAGGTAAGTTTATGATAGAACAAGCTGAAAGAGATGGAGTATTAAGAAAAGGTATGACTATAATGGAGCCTACATCTGGAAATACAGGTATAGGTATAGCTTTGGTTGGAGTTCAAAAAGGATATAAGGTAAAGATTGTTATGCCTGAGAATATGAGTGAGGAGAGAAAAAGAATTATAAAGTCATTTGGAGCAGAACTTATACTAACGCCTAAAGAGGAAAGTGTAGAAGGTGCTTTAAATGAGGTCAAAAGACAAATACAGGCTAATGATGATATATTCGTTCCTAATCAATTTAGCAATATTAACAACCCATTGATACATTACAATACAACCGCGGTTGAAATATTTAAAGACATGAATGAAGATGTGGATGTATTTGTTTCAGGGCTTGGAAGCGGAGGAACTTTGCAAGGAATAGGAAGGTATTTAAAAGAAAAAAATCCTAATTGTATGGTTGTAGCAGTTGAGCCTAAAGGAGTATCTGCGCTAAAAGGGCATAGTGCAGGAATTCATAAGATACAGGGTATAGGTGATGGATTTATACCAGATGTATTAGATGCATCTATGATGGATAAAATTATAGAGGTTAGTGATGAAGATGCTATTTCAATTTCTAGACAATTAGCAAAGGTATGTGGATGCTTGGTCGGAATATCGGCAGGGGCTAATGTGTGGGCATCTATGAATATAGGAAAACAATATCCGGATAAGAAAATAGTGACTATTCTTCCTGATAGAGCAGAGAGATATTTTAGTGAAGGACTTTTATAA
- a CDS encoding beta/alpha barrel domain-containing protein, translated as MKSSIVNLSNSNYFKNVFPYSKIPRVEFNNILLPMELPNDIWVTDTTFRDGQQSMSSFSVDQIVRLYDYLHKIDNESGIIRQSEFFLYSKKDRKAVLKCMERGYSFPEITSWIRAKKEDLKLVKEMEIKETGMLMSCSDYHIFKKLKTTREKALNMYLDIAREAIENGIVPRCHLEDITRADFYGFVVPLVRSLMDLSKESGVEVKIRACDTLGLGVSYTGTSLPRSVPAIIHGLRNECNVPSKSIEWHGHNDFYSVVTNSVSAWMYGASSVNTTLFGIGERTGNCPIEAMLITYGQLKGDIKNMNLKLLSEVSEYFQKEMDYDIHPQTPFVGSEFNVTKAGIHADGILKDVEIYNSFDTEKILNRPIVVSVNQYSGVAGIAAWINTYFRLSEGQKISKTDERIYPIKRWVEDQYAGGRTTVIRNEELKKITYMYLPHIEKIEKTQAV; from the coding sequence ATGAAGAGTTCTATTGTAAATTTATCTAATTCAAATTATTTTAAAAATGTATTTCCGTATTCAAAAATTCCTAGAGTAGAGTTTAATAATATTTTACTTCCTATGGAACTTCCAAATGATATATGGGTGACTGATACAACTTTTAGAGATGGTCAGCAGTCTATGTCTTCTTTTAGTGTTGATCAAATAGTTAGATTATATGATTATCTTCATAAGATAGATAATGAATCAGGAATTATTAGACAATCTGAATTTTTTCTTTATTCAAAGAAGGATAGAAAAGCAGTTTTAAAGTGTATGGAAAGAGGATATAGCTTCCCTGAAATTACTTCTTGGATTAGAGCCAAGAAAGAAGATTTGAAATTAGTTAAAGAAATGGAAATTAAAGAAACAGGTATGCTTATGTCTTGCTCTGATTATCATATATTTAAAAAATTAAAAACAACAAGAGAAAAGGCTCTTAATATGTACCTAGATATTGCAAGAGAGGCTATTGAAAATGGAATAGTACCAAGATGCCATCTTGAGGATATAACTAGAGCTGATTTTTATGGATTTGTAGTTCCTCTAGTTAGATCTTTGATGGATTTATCAAAAGAATCTGGAGTTGAGGTAAAGATAAGAGCTTGCGACACATTAGGTCTTGGAGTTTCTTATACAGGAACATCTCTTCCAAGAAGTGTACCTGCAATTATACATGGACTTAGAAATGAATGCAATGTTCCGTCTAAATCTATAGAATGGCACGGGCATAATGATTTTTACTCTGTTGTAACAAACTCTGTATCAGCCTGGATGTATGGAGCATCTTCTGTAAATACTACCTTATTCGGTATAGGAGAAAGAACAGGTAATTGCCCGATTGAAGCTATGCTGATAACTTATGGACAATTAAAGGGTGATATTAAGAATATGAATCTTAAACTTTTATCTGAAGTTAGTGAGTATTTTCAAAAAGAGATGGATTATGATATCCATCCACAAACTCCATTTGTAGGAAGTGAATTTAATGTAACAAAGGCTGGTATACATGCTGATGGTATATTAAAGGATGTAGAAATATACAACTCTTTTGATACTGAGAAAATACTAAATAGACCGATAGTAGTATCTGTTAATCAATACTCAGGAGTAGCTGGTATTGCAGCTTGGATTAATACTTATTTTAGACTGAGTGAAGGTCAAAAAATATCTAAGACTGATGAAAGAATATATCCTATTAAAAGATGGGTGGAAGATCAGTATGCAGGTGGAAGAACTACAGTTATAAGAAATGAAGAGTTAAAGAAAATAACTTATATGTATTTACCGCATATAGAAAAAATAGAAAAAACACAAGCAGTTTAA
- a CDS encoding aconitate hydratase → MNLTVAQKIINSHIVSGEFKKGCEIGIRIDQTLTQDSTGTMAYLQLENMGIDKVKTKKSVAYIDHNTIQAGPENADDHLYIQTVAKKYGIYFSKPGNGICHQVHLERFGVPGQTLLGSDSHTPTCGGLGMLAIGAGGLDVAVAMAGGQYYIKNPDIVKVELIGRLDRGVSAKDIILEVLNRYTVKGGVNKIFEYCGEALKYLSVPQRATITNMGAELGATTSIFPSDDVTYEFLKAQGRENDYVEILADDEAIYDESIVIDLAKLKPLAACPHSPDNVVPVNELKNIKVNQVAIGSCTNSSYVDMMQVAEILDKKTIAEHVSLVIAPGSKQVLNMLAANGALAKMVSAGARILESACGPCIGMGQAPSTGGVSLRTFNRNFKGRSGTTSADIYIVSPEVAAVSAITGYLTSPDEIDNVGICMPDKFLINDNLIIPPAKEGEEVEIIKGPNIKGFPKTEPLKDTLKGKILIKVDDNITTDHIMPSNAKLLPYRSNIPYLSEYCFKPCDPDFPSRAKEFKGGFILGGLNYGQGSSREHAALAPLYLGIKAVIAKSFARIHKQNLINNGILPLTFENDKDYDDIDLMDEILIDDNLKNIDVGIFTLKNLTKNKSYKVNLDITDRQKKMILSGGLLNLIKENNNIGGTEYVK, encoded by the coding sequence ATGAATCTTACAGTAGCTCAAAAAATTATTAATAGTCATATTGTCAGTGGGGAATTTAAAAAAGGATGCGAGATTGGAATAAGAATAGATCAAACTTTGACACAGGACTCTACAGGAACTATGGCATATCTTCAACTTGAAAACATGGGTATAGATAAAGTTAAAACTAAAAAATCGGTAGCCTATATAGATCATAATACAATTCAAGCAGGACCTGAGAATGCAGATGATCATTTGTATATTCAAACGGTTGCTAAAAAGTATGGAATATATTTCTCAAAGCCTGGAAATGGAATATGTCATCAGGTTCATCTTGAAAGATTTGGGGTTCCAGGACAAACTCTTCTAGGATCGGATAGTCATACTCCTACTTGTGGAGGACTTGGTATGCTCGCTATTGGAGCTGGAGGGCTTGATGTAGCGGTTGCCATGGCAGGTGGTCAGTATTACATTAAGAATCCCGACATAGTAAAGGTTGAATTAATAGGTAGACTAGACAGAGGAGTATCTGCAAAAGACATAATACTAGAGGTTTTAAATAGATACACAGTAAAAGGTGGAGTTAACAAGATATTTGAATACTGTGGTGAAGCATTAAAATATTTAAGCGTTCCTCAAAGAGCGACTATAACTAATATGGGAGCAGAACTTGGTGCTACAACATCTATATTCCCATCTGATGATGTAACTTATGAATTCTTAAAAGCTCAGGGAAGAGAGAACGATTATGTTGAGATATTAGCTGACGATGAGGCGATATATGATGAATCTATAGTTATAGATTTAGCTAAACTTAAACCTTTGGCTGCGTGCCCTCATAGTCCAGACAATGTAGTACCCGTTAATGAACTTAAAAATATAAAGGTGAATCAAGTTGCAATAGGAAGTTGTACCAACTCATCTTATGTAGATATGATGCAGGTAGCTGAAATTTTAGATAAAAAGACTATTGCAGAGCATGTATCACTTGTTATAGCTCCAGGATCTAAACAAGTGTTAAATATGTTAGCTGCAAATGGAGCTTTGGCGAAGATGGTATCTGCTGGTGCCAGAATACTTGAATCTGCATGTGGACCTTGTATAGGAATGGGTCAAGCTCCAAGTACTGGAGGGGTATCACTTAGAACTTTTAATAGAAACTTTAAGGGAAGATCTGGAACAACATCTGCTGATATATATATAGTAAGTCCAGAGGTTGCTGCTGTATCTGCTATAACAGGATACCTAACAAGTCCTGATGAAATAGATAACGTAGGAATTTGTATGCCGGATAAATTTTTGATAAACGATAACTTAATTATACCTCCTGCTAAGGAAGGAGAAGAGGTTGAGATAATCAAAGGTCCTAATATCAAAGGTTTCCCTAAAACAGAGCCTTTAAAAGATACATTAAAAGGAAAAATATTGATAAAGGTAGATGACAATATAACTACTGATCATATTATGCCGTCAAATGCAAAATTACTTCCATATAGATCAAATATTCCTTATTTATCTGAATACTGCTTCAAACCGTGTGATCCTGATTTTCCTAGTAGAGCAAAAGAGTTTAAAGGTGGGTTTATATTAGGAGGATTGAATTACGGCCAAGGGTCTAGCCGTGAACATGCAGCATTAGCTCCTTTATATCTTGGAATTAAAGCTGTAATTGCTAAATCTTTTGCAAGAATACACAAGCAAAACCTTATAAATAATGGAATACTTCCTCTAACTTTTGAAAATGATAAAGACTATGATGATATAGATTTGATGGATGAGATATTGATTGATGATAATTTAAAAAATATAGACGTGGGCATATTTACATTAAAAAACTTAACTAAAAATAAATCATATAAAGTAAATTTAGATATAACAGATAGACAAAAGAAAATGATATTATCAGGCGGACTTTTAAACTTAATAAAAGAAAATAACAATATAGGGGGAACTGAATATGTCAAATAA
- a CDS encoding isocitrate/isopropylmalate dehydrogenase family protein, with the protein MSNKITLIPGDGIGPEVAYATKDIIDKSGADIEWEILNAGICVMDEHNTPLPDEVIDSIKKNKVALKGPITTPVGTGFRSVNVALRQKLDLYANIRPIKSYEGIDTLHKNVDFVIVRENTEGLYAGIEHKVGDEACESIKIITKKASDRIAKFAFELAKKENRKKVTATHKANIMKLSDGLFLKCAKDVAKNYDIDFEDVIVDAMSMKLVMNPQNYDVVVAPNLYGDVLSDMSSGLIGGLGMAPGANIGDDIAVFEPVHGSAPDIAGKNLANPISCILTGVMMLKYIGENDAALKIESALEKVFKQKDKLTKDLGGSLGTKEFAQAVIENM; encoded by the coding sequence ATGTCAAATAAAATAACTTTAATTCCAGGAGATGGAATAGGACCTGAGGTAGCATATGCTACAAAGGATATTATAGATAAAAGTGGAGCAGACATTGAATGGGAGATATTAAATGCAGGCATTTGTGTAATGGATGAACATAATACGCCTTTGCCAGATGAGGTTATAGATAGTATAAAAAAGAACAAAGTAGCATTAAAGGGACCTATAACCACTCCTGTAGGAACGGGATTTAGAAGTGTAAACGTAGCGTTGAGACAAAAACTTGATTTATATGCAAATATAAGACCTATTAAATCTTATGAAGGTATAGACACGCTTCACAAAAATGTAGACTTCGTAATTGTAAGAGAAAACACGGAAGGGCTTTATGCGGGTATAGAGCATAAAGTTGGAGATGAAGCATGTGAGAGTATAAAAATAATAACTAAGAAAGCATCTGATAGAATAGCAAAATTTGCATTTGAACTTGCAAAAAAAGAAAATAGAAAAAAAGTAACTGCAACTCATAAAGCAAATATAATGAAGCTTTCAGATGGTTTGTTTTTAAAGTGTGCAAAGGATGTAGCAAAAAATTATGATATAGATTTTGAAGATGTTATAGTAGATGCTATGAGTATGAAACTTGTTATGAATCCACAGAACTACGATGTAGTAGTGGCACCTAATTTATACGGAGACGTTTTGTCTGATATGAGTTCTGGATTAATAGGAGGATTGGGCATGGCTCCTGGTGCAAATATTGGAGATGATATAGCTGTATTTGAGCCGGTTCATGGATCAGCACCGGATATAGCAGGTAAAAATTTAGCCAATCCGATATCTTGTATACTAACAGGTGTTATGATGCTTAAATATATAGGTGAGAATGATGCTGCTTTAAAGATTGAATCAGCACTTGAAAAGGTATTTAAGCAAAAGGATAAATTGACTAAGGATTTAGGGGGATCACTTGGAACAAAAGAATTCGCACAAGCTGTTATAGAAAATATGTAA
- the cobO gene encoding cob(I)yrinic acid a,c-diamide adenosyltransferase, whose product MEEKGYIHVYTGNGKGKTTAALGLSLRAVCAGKKVFFGQFVKGMKYSEVKALEYLPDFEMEQFGLNCFIYNEPNEEDIEAARKGLQKIKDIINSSEYDVVVLDEVNIALYYKLFDIDEVLEILRNRPENIEVICTGRFAKEELIEIADLVTEMKEVKHYYNEGVMAREGIEC is encoded by the coding sequence GTGGAAGAAAAAGGGTACATACATGTTTATACTGGTAATGGTAAGGGAAAGACAACTGCTGCTTTAGGTCTTTCGCTTAGAGCAGTATGCGCCGGGAAAAAAGTGTTTTTTGGACAATTTGTAAAAGGTATGAAGTACAGTGAAGTTAAAGCTTTAGAATATTTACCGGATTTTGAAATGGAGCAATTTGGACTAAATTGTTTTATATACAATGAACCTAATGAAGAGGATATAGAGGCTGCAAGAAAAGGTCTACAAAAAATAAAGGACATAATAAATTCGTCAGAATATGATGTGGTAGTATTAGATGAAGTTAATATAGCTCTTTACTATAAGTTGTTTGATATTGATGAAGTATTAGAAATTCTAAGAAATAGACCTGAAAATATAGAAGTTATATGCACTGGAAGATTTGCAAAAGAAGAGCTTATTGAAATTGCAGACCTTGTTACAGAAATGAAAGAAGTTAAACATTACTATAATGAAGGAGTGATGGCCAGAGAGGGAATTGAGTGTTAG